The nucleotide window NNNNNNNNNNNNNNNNNNNNNNNNNNNNNNNNNNNNNNNNNNNNNNNNNNNNNNNNNNNNNNNNNNNNNNNNNNNNNNNNNNNNNNNNNNNNNNNNNNNNNNNNNNNNNNNNNNNNNNNNNNNNNNNNNNNNNNNNNNNNNNNNNNNNNNNNNNNNNNNNNNNNNNNNNNNNNNNNNNNNNNNNNNNNNNNNNNNNNNNNNNNNNNNNNNNNNNNNNNNNNNNNNNNNNNNNNNNNNNNNNNNNNNNNNNNNNNNNNNNNNNNNNNNNNNNNNNNNNNNNNNNNNNNNNNNNNNNNNNNNNNNNNNNNNNNNNNNNNNNNNNNNNNNNNNNNNNNNNNNNNNNNNNNNNNNNNNNNNNNNNNNNNNNNNNNNNNNNNNNNNNNNNNNNNNNNNNNNNNNNNNNNNNNNNNNNNNNNNNNNNNNNNNNNNNNNNNNNNNNNNNNNNNNNNNNNNNNNNNNNNNNNNNNNNNNNNNNNNNNNNNNNNNNNNNNNNNNNNNNNNNNNNNNNNNNNNNNNNNNNNNNNNNNNNNNNNNNNNNNNNNNNNNNNNNNNNNNNNNNNNNNNNNNNNNNNNNNNNNNNNNNNNNNNNNNNNNNNNNNNNNNNNNNNNNNNNNNNNNNNNNNNNNNNNNNNNNNNNNNNNNNNNNNNNNNNNNNNNNNNNNNNNNNNNNNNNNNNNNNNNNNNNNNNNNNNNNNNNNNNNNNNNNNNNNNNNNNNNNNNNNNNNNNNNNNNNNNNNNNNNNNNNNNNNNNNNNNNNNNNNNNNNNNNNNNNNNNNNNNNNNNNNNNNNNNNNNNNNNNNNNNNNNNNNNNNNNNNNNNNNNNNNNNNNNNNNNNNNNNNNNNNNNNNNNNNNNNNNNNNNNNNNNNNNNNNNNNNNNNNNNNNNNNNNNNNNNNNNNNNNNNNNNNNNNNNNNNNNNNNNNNNNNNNNNNNNNNNNNNNNNNNNNNNNNNNNNNNNNNNNNNNNNNNNNNNNNNNNNNNNNNNNNNNNNNNNNNNNNNNNNNNNNNNNNNNNNNNNNNNNNNNNNNNNNNNNNNNNNNNNNNNNNNNNNNNNNNNNNNNNNNNNNNNNNNNNNNNNNNAGAAGTACATTTCTAGACAATGGGGACAATCCTGTATTGAAGATATTGTAGAAAAGAATCTCAGGACTATTATTGtgaatatacataaaattaaactCCTATACTGTCACTgctatattaaatacatttcttatgtCACTGATAGGTCTGACCATGGAGCTTTTTATTGAGCAGAATGAGTATATCAGTACTCTGAGCACAGCAGCAGGACTGAGAGTTGTTCTGCATGGACAAGGGAAGATGCCGTTTCCTGAAGATGAAGGAGTCAATGTTCCCCCTGGTCAGGAGTCAGACATTGGAGTAGTGAAGGTATGAACTTTTTCATACTGAACAAATTCAATTTGAGGTTGCTAAGGaggttaaagctgaacaccaagcAGATTTAAGAGGCATACAAGGTCCAATAACAGTTGGCACTCTTGTCagaatttttaagaaaaacatgcTGTATCTATCAAGTAATAAAGGTTACTAtacatagttttaaaaaaagcgTGTCAGTGGTTATTATATCTACAACTGTTACACGTATGAACAATGTGAATGTTGGagcagcaatgggcctgatttattaaagctctctaaggctggagaagatacactttcatcagtgaagctgggtgatccatcaaacctggacttgatttcttgaaatcatttgctagcaaatgttttcaatcctggaccagatccattacaggattgctggatcacccagcttcactgatgaaagtgtatcctctccagccttggagagctttattaaattaggctcaaAGTCTGCAACATTTTCAAgcatttcagaaaatgtttttatacacaaTTGGTAAATTAAAAGTATTCCAGCAGAATGAACCTTTTGAATTATTCTTTAGTTATCCATCCAAGTAAGACTGGAATGTgcaagaaatagtaaaaaaataaatatttaaaaactcttTATGGCAGGTCCATGTCAAACGTTTGCATGAACCGTACAACAGTCGGTGTAGCAGTGGCCAGGACATAAGGAATTATTATACAGATGTTTATGGAACTGACTACAGTAGAGAGGTAAGCCTTATTCTGTCACAATCATCTGAATACAAAGACTTTGCCCAATCACaccaacatttttaactttttcacaCCTGAGGAATACATTTTAGGGGTCTTGGGAAACCACCACTAAATCTGTTTATTGgaggtcaaaagaaaaaaaggttcctaacatggtggccattggaaagaatgcccttcTTCAGTGGTGGCTGGAACAACACAtgtatagacacctaaaaacattattagatgGATGTGCCTGGTTTTGCCCAATGGTTTAGGGGAAAAAGCTAGCTTTGTGTTTGATTGTGTTGATATAAATCAGTGGAGAGTGCCCTTGCAGGTTGCATACAAATATGGATTTACTTTTCTTTGATTCATTCTTATTCTTATTCTATAGACTGCTTCAATGAGCTAATGTTAAAACCTAACTGGTTTTAGTCTACTGTTCACTAATTCCTGATTGATTGTGATgggtttattaaattaaataaaaatagaaatatatctGTTACCTGTGTGGAAAATCAGGGTCATTTCCCCTCTCCAGAATCAGTAGCAAGTCAAACACAACATTATTTTTGCTTCCTATAAGTTGTCCACTACAAATTGGGCTCGTTCCAGATTGGCCCAACTCCCCACCATTCATTTATGAAAAGAGTCCCAAGTCGAATAACATAGATCTGCTCGATAATGCATCTCTGTTGGTCACAAGTGGGCAGAGACAAATCATGCCATCTCTGGTCAGGGGTGTAAAAGTATCTTTTATGAGTAACTAGCTAAAAAATAAGAAagtgcataattaaaaaaaaaagcccatattcttgttatttttgtatattgtgtttattatagtaaagtaaaaatgaaactGAATATAGAAGCAGCTTTGGCTGTTTGTCACGCTGCAAGGTGACAGAGAAATGATACAGACGGACATAATAGCATTCCAATTCCAGTTTTTAGATTACATGGCTGCTTGGCTCTTCTACATGAACTGACATTACAATATGTATTACTCAGTTAACTAGGCTGAAAAAAAACTTGTCGTCATTAACATTTTACTAACCCAGGCAGTGGAGTTCTCCAGGAGGGTGAAGAACAAAAACCTTCAGACTGTACATGACCGAAGCAGTTAACactaaattaaactgaaaatttttGGACAGACTCTGTAAGCCTCTTCTGTCAAAGATGCTTTCCTTCCCACTTTCAATCAACATTCTGACCGAATATTGATACAActgaaaatgcacttttttttttttttggtcagttcaaagttttttgtttcattagGAAAATATCAAAAAGTGTCAAAATTTGctaacttaaaaatgtaaaatttgaaaatGGATCTGATAACCCATACCATTTGTTTAATCATTGGGATATGTTTGTTTGTAAATTCTTTACCATAacttacatttattcaaatacacaACGATCTCCTCCAAGCTATTTGCACATGACCACATACttagtttttctattttatttgtgcCCACCTTTGAGTCCTCTCCATACACCCTATGTCTGTTTGTGCTTAAACATTTACCACATATTATTTTAAGCAATTTATACTGAGACAATACTATGCTTATAATCATTTAGAAATACTTTTCTTATGTAACATTTCATCCTTAGGCGATGGTGACTGACTATTTCATTAGATCATGATCTATGTCTAGCAGAAAGAAGTCATAAATTCTAGTACAAACCAATCTTTGTTTGCAtctacatacaacatacatatgtataatataaacatatatttctcATCAGGCTTGCAAGAAGAGCTGCGCTCAGACCAAAATGATCAAAAACTGCGGGTGCAGAATGTGGGAGTTCCCAGCACCCCCTGGGATTGATGTACCACTGTGTAATATCAGTGAACCATCTGTCAGTAAGTATACATTTCCAGGATATATAGGCGGAACATATATATAACTAACTCTGAGTGCCCTGCAGCTACCGGTGCTTCTGTGTTCTCTTTGTAGATGACTGTGTggaaatgtatgaatataaacTATCCCACGATCAGCTGAAATGTCACTGTCCACTCCAGTGCGAGTGAGTATACAAAGTATACATACCTATATATGATTTACAGACATTAGGTATATTTGAATTCAATGTCATTTTGGCAAGTACCCAAATACATATATCACAatcatgtttaaataaaagtcattaTTATTTCATACTCTTACACTACTAAATAGGGCTGCATATTTAcatgattatattttatatacagatttgGGACTCTGATGTGTAATCCCCAGTCTTTTCACTGGACAGCGAAAGAGCAGCACAACATCTGTTCCCTCTGCTCTTTCCTCCAAACAGCATGTGTCTTGTCAATGCATTCATATGTAGCATGCCTAATTGGCTTCCAATCCTGCCATTTTCTCTCTCATCATGAATGCTGCTGCACATAGTATTGCACGAGGCTAATACCATGTTAGGTTCTGGTACAAGCACTagttaaatttaataatatataaataactacAGAGttgtatatatatcttttatacatGACTGAAGCTCAGCTTTGTAGATAAAtcaaatagcaagtgatttttaatcATCCAGATACCATTAATAACCAGTTACCATTACACAGTGAGGCACAATCACAATGACAGCAAATAGGAAGCATAGCCTGCAGTTGTGATTCCAATTTAAATACTATACATACTGATTAATGGATCTGCATTACCTTTAATcagtttcaaaattaaaattgtgACATTTGGTTTCTGGGATTATTAACATtgtaagtttctttttattttaataaataggtaCATCATAATAGATCagagtatttaaaatgtatttcactaATAGTGTACTAAACAAAACATTAAGTGTTAagtataactgggtattaaggctttaaagttagataacagagattgttgatccagggaacattctattgcctcatggaatcagaaaggaatttttttcctctgttgaagcaaattgtaccagggtttttttctaccttcctctggaccaactatgtcttaaaggttttatatctgggatatgttatttccctagtggttgaacttgatggacttatgtcttttttcaacctaaccaactatgtaactatgaaactaTAACAGATTGGTGAAATAGATATTAATTTTGTTTGCCTATATGCTTTCTTTACTGCTAGGGAAGAGATTTTTGAACTCACACTGTCTTCATCCCAATGGCCAAGCAGTAAATACATGGTAAGTTTAGCTATCCTAAATGTAAAATactcaattaattttaaatatatcatattaaataaatcatattccTAGTAATGATCTTTATACAAAGCTATATATGTGTACTACTAAGCTGTCTATTGAAAGAGGCAGTGGTAATTTGTTAAAGGAGTAGAAATTGTTCATTGTGTACAATGTTCCCTATAATGGCCCTAGGTGATgagtacattatatattttcatgaaaaagtaATTGCTAATTCTTCTGAGGATACTACTGTAAATACATCTACTGGGGTGGTCAGGAGGacttatgtaatatgtaatatgtccaaaaaaaagaaaagtttttaaaattgtagttTTTCCATACGCCAAAAGTACAATATTCAGgtttaaaactattattattattacccagtgtTTATATAGGgctaaaatattattgaaaacaaTTAATCCATTATATACATACAATGGTATACACTGTTTACAGTTTCAGCTATGGATTCTACAGTTTCCCCAGTTTCTTGAGAAAGAAAAATTGCCATTCTCATGTTTAACAATTTTTGAGACAAAACAATATTCATGaactttgcattttatttgaaaaatccgcaaccagcttttttttttatatttttatcttccatatattccatatattttttatatgtttatcttccattttaaatgaaaacaccaTAAGTTTATGATCGGTAAAAGCCCTAAATGCTGCTCGCAGGAATGGTTTACCTAACTTGTAGCAGTTTtccagataaatatatataacagcaATCCAGAACATATATTCCACATCTAGGTTTGGTCTACTTAAATGTGAAATAATTCTAATAAAGACACTGTGCAGGGATATACATTTCGACACTAATGGTTTCTGTAGTCCTCTTTCATACCTAAACATTGTTGTGCGTTACGGCACGCTCTCTATTGAGCATTGTGTCAGACGCTAATGTGCATCACATTAAGGCAGCCATTCATTTACAATGGCCTACTATTGCAGGCATGATGTAAGCACTTAAACAACACAGGGTATTGGTGTTGTAGATAATTGCAGCATATGTCCACTAGCACCTATTGTAGATTACAAAAACTTTTGTGCATTACAATGTGCAACATTGGCTCAGGTGGCTTAAAGAGCAACCAAAAGGTGTGTCCAGGCTGCACACTACTCCTGCGGGATAACTTGCAGTGAAATGAAATATGTGCAGCATCAGTATGAGGGTCTAGGCTTTTTTACTCTCAGATTTTGTTCTTATTAGCCTTCtgtattgttattaataatatcacCGTTGGTCATTTGTGGCTGTTATGTTGCTTATGTTGCTTTTCATTTGCATATGGTAACTTGGCAAACAGTTTATGCTTTTGTATtaaattaaagaatatatattataagttaCTGTATATTAATTTATCAGGACTACTTTTCAAAGCATATCCAAAGCAAACACGGCTATCAAGATGTGCAAAATATAAGGTGAGTCCAAATTCTAGAGCCAATGTACATGAATGCCccgttattttgtattgaatgagtTCTAACTGCAGCCCTTTGGCTTCTGAATGTTCTTTCAATCTTTCATTCGAGAAGGTATATTAAAGTCTTTTGTCTTATAAAACCTCGATGTATATCAAACAAATATGtgctgataataataaaaagaatattgctaTCATGAAATGAGAAAAAAGCATTGAGAAGAGGGCAAAAGTACTGCTGCAAGTGACCTATTGCTATAGTGATGGATAAGGGTTGAATCAGGTTCACCAAGATCTTACCATTAGTATTTAACTTTGTATATAGAAAAAGTATAAAGATAAAGTACATTAAGAAAAATCCTACTGTTAACTAACagcaccaacccccccccccccccccaccccccgtcCCCCTTAGATGACTTTAGACCTCACACAGGAATgccatattgtcattgtgaaaaCAGCACCATGACCCCAATTTTTGTCATTGCTCAACATTCTCATTGTTATCCTATTTTTTAGCATTTAGCAAGGATTAGGATGTAGGATGTTTAgcaattttctaaaaatgaaagaTTAACTTTGGACTATATAAATCTCATCCTAAAAggacacatatatttatattagattatTGTTTTTGAGATATATTTCTAGAATTTCACATATTCTCTGCATTGCTTCCAAATAAAAACGTTGACAATGTATGTATGCAGATATATTGGCTTTAAGGGATGAAAGACTCTTGgatgaaagttttaaaaaaacagagcacCAATGGCTAGGTGGCTAGGGGAGGTAAAGGAGCACATTACCATAAGTATCaagataggctttttttttattacactttcaCCTCATTACAATATAGTTCCTAAATATAGTAAGACTACACTACAGTAGACTTTAATACAGGCTAAATGTGAGGGCACAAACACATATAttaattatttctttcatttcacaGCAGTAAAAAAGTCAGACTCCAGTCTACTATGCCCTCTAAATCCTccaaggatttaaaatatttaataaaagacacaACATAATCACaccaaatacacaaaatacataatttatgatAGATTTATGAGTCTCCCCATGAGGCGTTTtggggaaaaacatttatttataaagtcatTCGTCTAGGAGATGGCCAAGAAATGAACATATTGtataacagatattttatttttgtttttattgtaaccaACAGTTATTAATCTTTTCTACAATTGAGTCATATGGCAGAAAGACATATTTCCCTTCACGTAGTAGGTTATTTACTGACAAATGACAAGATTATTGAACAAACAAAAGCACCAAATACAGTTTGCTGTTGCTGATGTCCATAATGGTGttgttatatatgtgtgtgaggTTATATATCTTCTAAATTACTTTgctttaaagatatatttattgCTAACCTCAAagcttttattatgaaaaaattatgaaaaaattattataccAAGAGCACTTGTACTTTTGCCATAACGCCATCCCCTACAGCTCTCGCCAAGAGTCAGGCATGTCTCTACTAGGATGTAAGTCAACCATATACAATTTAGGACATATGCCTAGAGTTTGATAGATGCCTTGGGTTTGCTCTGATTTTACCATACATAAATGTATCCTCATTTTTATACattgaagttgatttactaaagaagtttaggttgGTAAAATAGCAAAGTGGACTCTCGCCCTGTGGGGAATACCTCACTTAGCAAACAAAAATGATGTCTTTTGATATTTTACAAGGACATGATCAggtattatttgcaaattttattttcactatATTCATTAAGGTAAGTGGATTATGCCTTGCAGAGTGATAACTCACTTTTCTAAGTTAAGAGCCTAAACTAGTAAACTAGACTAAACTAGTAAATCGATTAACCCCAGTCTAGTGAACTGACTCAGTCTGCCTCAACAACAAATGCAATATTCCTAAATGCATTAGGAGTATGTGCAATGtgacataaatttaaaaatttgaaaagacaTATGAATGGTGGATATTGCTATTTGCCCACTGTTGTATACCATATTGTTAGTCTGCACTATGACCTTCATTGTACAGCCCAAACATGCAAGTAACAATGTTCAACCCAATGGATCTAATGGATTCATTTATTTGCTTAATGCAGCAGAAAATCTGGTGTTGGGGTAGAGGCCTGGAGTTTACAAGTCATTTGCTAGCTGTAGAGCAACACTCTTACACTTCCTAAAATGTTGCTAAAATTCCTGAActgctaaaaagaaaatacatgtccAGTATAGCTTTGTTAGAAAAAgcactgttctttttttgtcccAGGGTTGGCAGTCTTCAGCTAAGAATGAAACATCCAGATGATTGTAAATATACCATAAACATGAAAATCAAACTTTGTTCATCATCTGGCAGTATTTTGGTCAAACTggcagattttttatgtttttaccatCTTTGATCTGTGCTAATACTTGATTTGTTAATACGGTACAGCAAGTATTCATACCACTGTTTTCCAATCTAATGAACATGTTTTACTATGGAagtttaaaatatgatttattataaatttaatttcatattgttcttttcttttatcagGGACAATGTTGTAAAGCTTGTGGTTTATTACCAGCAGCTAAATTATGAATTCATAGAAGAAGTACCCTCAATGCAGGTAAGAAAAGCGATTAGCTGCTTTATAGTGGTAAAGCACATAATTGCCGTCCTGGTAACTATACATAGCAGTTATCAGTGCTCAGCTTAAGCTGAAGCAGACACAGAGAATACTAATTAACACAGTCAATCTAAAGAATTTTAAATTAGACCATCAAAAGTACTGCTTCCATCCTAGTCTTCTGTAGCTGTCATTGgccagcactgtggctcagtggttagcactctggcctttgcagtgctaggtcctaggttcgaatcttggccagaacactaccTTTGTGAAGTTTGccagttctccccatgtttgtatgggttttctccaggtacctCAGTTTCCTCCCCATTCCAAAAtaaagatgcagttaggttaagttcaccacaacatttgaaaattaatcttcaagacatatgactatggtagggacaatggattgtgagcccctttgaggaacagctagttgtggactttgtagagtgctgtgtaagatgttgtcgctatataaatactgtgtaatattaattgtCACTATTTGAATTCAACCTATTAGAATAAGGACAGCACAATAAACCAATCAGGCTCTGCTGATTGGCTTATAGTTAACTGCTTCCCATTTAACACTAAACTAATGGTATACTAATGAGGATAAATGTTCACTATCCTAAAACAATCAACTAGAAATCAGCTTTTACTGCTGGTATTACTCCAAAGCTATGTGCAAATGCTTGAGTTAATTCAATTTggacaaataaatacacagataaaatacaaataatggggatgtcctacctgtcaatttgtatttttgtctattaAAGTCTATGATTAAAGTAAGTACTCAAGTACTATTGGTTGTAAATGATTATTAATTATCATTCATAGTTTCCAGTTGCAGTATAGGGTCTATGAATAGGGGTGGGGGACAGATTTCTTTTTAGCACATTTGCTAGCAGCATTGGCTTCATGTCCTACCCTTTCTTCTGCCAATTAGGCTATTTAGAAGTTTGCAGGTTAATAGCAAGTACAATTCGGATTCACAAGGTACACTAGTTGCATATTACaaaattcagtgttttttagAAACAGAGctgcaattattttatattaattttcatgtaattctgttttttctctCATAGCTGGTTGACCTGTTCTCCAGTATAGGAGGTCTAGTGGGCCTTTGGATTGGGGTGTCTGTTTGCACAGTCGCTGAGTTTGTAGAGCTAATACTGAATTTACTGAAATTTATCTTTGTTCGGATACcgaaaaaagaaaatgcaccaGAAAACCCATACTCACTACCAAAGCCAGAACCAAATGCTTGTTCTCCAGTGTTTTCTTACGACCACTATCCTCTGTGGGGTCCGCTAGATGATGTATCCAGTCTTCTCAAGAATAACCTAGAGGACAGTCAAAGTCTACACAATCCCTATCAGAGTTATGAAACATTAAATgattgtatatttaatgtataaatgGACTTTACAGATTGCATTCCATCAACGTTACATCATAACTTAAAGGACATTGGAAAGGATTAGTTTTTGAAACAAAGAACGGATtagtcttttattatttatttcgtGAAGTAATACATTTGATGAACAACAAAATACCAGAATACCTAACACAGACAACTGATTAGTAGATAtttgtgtattaaaataaatttccatacctTCAAAAAAGGATGCTTTGTTTCATGAATGCATCATCGATTTACTGTAATAAGCAGAACAATTCAGAGCTACAAATATCAAGTTCTCTTTTTGTAGTCAGCTTTTCTCTACACATTACTATCGCTCTTCAGCTTACTGCTTGTGCTTCCTGATTTCTCTCTATGGTGTATTGTATAAAGGGGTTTCAGATTTACAGTTGTGTCAAATATTAGGTGTTTTCAGGTGATGGTgaaaatgagaaatgtatttttttaaatacttggtaAGATGTGCCTTTATGCCAAAAAATAGTGAAAAGGCATTCTTTGAAAGCATGTCTTTTTTTccaactaaaatttaaaatatagccAGGAAAACACGTTAAAGCTGTCTGCtgacttttaaaattaatttctgacTTATGAAAAATagtattgtgaaaaaaattgctGGGGGAGCCAGAGGGACCAATGAAAACAAGTAGAAAAATGTCATCCCTGTTGGCTTTAGGAATGTGTTTccatacaatatttttactttttactttgttCCCACCCAACTTTATTACCaagggttttaaaataaaaaagtcaatgtGGAGCTTCCAAAACTGTTTCTCAACTATTCTTAATTTTTGGAAATATAGGTAGTAGGTCATATTATTCTCCACCCTCTAAACAGTTTTGGTACGTTTATGGGCTTTAAACAGTGATATAAATTTGTGGCATGGCAAAAATTACCCAAAGTTTAACAAATGTATCCActtatttgataatatttttttgcgGCAAACACAATTCCATGGAAATATCCTGACCATCCTGACTTCTGAGATACTTTGACTTGCATTTGAGTTTAATTGATATGGCTTCTTTAAGCAGCTTATTCTGAGATGTTccaaattgatttt belongs to Pyxicephalus adspersus chromosome 2, UCB_Pads_2.0, whole genome shotgun sequence and includes:
- the LOC140322433 gene encoding epithelial sodium channel subunit alpha-like translates to MLWQCSQLTATYLHYPTQEKVTLVNSARLPFPAITFCNLNRARMSQLNLSKYHFLQNYLSVPSHDEHEAGMHSHENERNFAFALSQLSTQDQMELGHQLKDMLISCAFHDEVCNESYFTPFFNPKLGNCYTFNGPKLLSSSIHQTEVLNATKAGFSYGLTMELFIEQNEYISTLSTAAGLRVVLHGQGKMPFPEDEGVNVPPGQESDIGVVKVHVKRLHEPYNSRCSSGQDIRNYYTDVYGTDYSREACKKSCAQTKMIKNCGCRMWEFPAPPGIDVPLCNISEPSVNDCVEMYEYKLSHDQLKCHCPLQCEEEIFELTLSSSQWPSSKYMDYFSKHIQSKHGYQDVQNIRDNVVKLVVYYQQLNYEFIEEVPSMQLVDLFSSIGGLVGLWIGVSVCTVAEFVELILNLLKFIFVRIPKKENAPENPYSLPKPEPNACSPVFSYDHYPLWGPLDDVSSLLKNNLEDSQSLHNPYQSYETLNDCIFNV